Proteins found in one Anopheles aquasalis chromosome 3, idAnoAquaMG_Q_19, whole genome shotgun sequence genomic segment:
- the LOC126574013 gene encoding peptidyl-alpha-hydroxyglycine alpha-amidating lyase 1 has product MRTPSIMFRRSIDLHLSLSVLWFGFYYLAVVAARLNLPDNGTDSRLSDHEFTYVSSWPIVDRKLGSVSAVAINGDGNVVILHRGSHVWNIATFDVKNNYLNATGGPIAERTVLTFDHSSGKLLNEWGEDLFYMPHGLTIDHEQNYWITDVALHQVLKFNVNQSTKAPVLTLGQRFEPGNDFSHFCKPTSVAVLPSGEFFVADGYCNGRVIKYTAEGVPILSWGRNSFILTRTFNLPPGPVPTSFFAIPHALTLVPKQDLVCVADREQGRVQCFHTANGTFHSQFSSDEIGTRLFSVKYIEYDGSDLLYIINGPQFTIDSKPIVGFIFEMLANRVVGHFRPENALHAFSNPHELAVSDDGAEVYVAELNPQMVHKFRRVTRHTEDVRSSTVLKQPPEELPTAAPKKMEDAVQMRPINMKDSSDSRALTIGTIEIFSIVSTLLATAFLVLLMSRIFCFRPSTGASDRTDQFTLVGLQDRDDDI; this is encoded by the exons ATGCGTACTCCTTCCATCATGTTCCGCCGGTCCATCGATCTTCATTTATCGCTATCGGTCCTGTGGTTTGGATTCTACTACTTGGCCGTTGTTGCAGCTCGGCTCAACCTGCCGGATAACGGTACCGATTCACGGTTGAGCGATCATG AGTTCACCTACGTTTCCAGCTGGCCTATAGTGGATCGTAAGCTGGGATCCGTCTCAGCTGTGGCCATTAACGGGGACGGCAATGTGGTAATTTTGCACAGAGGATCACACGTTTGGAATATTGCGACGTTCGATGTGAAGAACAACTATCTAAACGCAACAGGAGGTCCCATCGCCGAACGGACCGTACTAACGTTCGATCATAGCAGCGGCAAGTTACTGAACGAGTGGGGAGAAGATTT GTTCTATATGCCCCACGGACTGACGATCGATCATGAGCAAAACTACTGGATCACGGATGTGGCTCTGCATCAGGTGTTAAAGTTTAACGTGAATCAGTCAACGAAAGCACCCGTGCTGACGCTGGGACAACGGTTTGAACCCGGGAATGATTTCTCCCATTTCTGCAAACCTACATCGGTGGCCGTACTACCTAGTGGAGAGTTTTTCGTCGCCGATGGCTACTGTAACGGACGAGTTATCAAGTATACGGCGGAAGGAGTACCGATACTGTCCTGGGGGCGCAATTCGTTCATTTTGACCCGTACCTTCAATCTGCCCCCTGGACCAGTTCCGACTAGTTTCTTCGCTATACCACATGCTCTTACTTTAGTCCCTAAGCAGGATTTAGTTTGTGTGGCCGACCGGGAGCAGGGTCGTGTTCAGTGTTTCCACACAGCGAACGGTACCTTTCATTCACAGTTCAGTAGCGATGAGATCGGAACACGGTTGTTCAGCGTAAAGTACATCGAGTACGATGGATCGGACCTTCTGTACATCATTAATGGGCCGCAATTCACCATCGATTCTAAACCGATAGTGGGATTCATCTTCGAAATGCTTGCCAACCGTGTAGTGGGACATTTTCGCCCAGAGAATGCTCTGCATGCGTTCAGCAATCCACACGAGCTTGCCGTATCGGACGATGGAGCGGAGGTGTATGTCGCAGAATTGAATCCTCAAATGGTGCACAAATTCCGGAGAGTCACGCGCCATACTGAAGATGTTCGGTCTTCAACCGTGCTCAAGCAACCTCCTGAAGAGCTTCCAACAGCTGCCCCAAAGAAAATGGAGGATGCTGTACAGATGAGGCCGATAAATATGAAGGATAGTAGTGATAGTCGTGCTCTTACGATTGGCacaattgaaatattttccatCGTCAGCACTTTACTCGCAACTGCGTTCCTAGTACTGTTGATGTCTCGCATATTTTGCTTCCGTCCTAGTACTGGTGCGTCGGATCGAACCGATCAGTTCACTCTGGTGGGCTTGCAGGACCGAGACGACGATATCTAG